In Cygnus atratus isolate AKBS03 ecotype Queensland, Australia chromosome 5, CAtr_DNAZoo_HiC_assembly, whole genome shotgun sequence, a single window of DNA contains:
- the LOC118250729 gene encoding malignant fibrous histiocytoma-amplified sequence 1 homolog, whose product MQRGEAVKNRSESSTLRAAENRRPGSSRHFSSRVIKGLVSAQACSSCRELLWAWMEKERAQTRSSRLGFVPSPERGQELLKQQIEPAAVVTLLKQLFAFSLSFALLDSLEQDCLREVTLSTQRLRVLPPAVLSNPALESLDLDRNKLRSITGVSKLCNLKKLILSKNEIVDFPNEIQRLVCLEKLELNQNQIRVIPEGIFSHLPRLKHLRLNNNRLGALPRDLAACRGSLQYLNISNNLFRTFPQPVLQLANLQELHVQNNALRQLPKELFQGQSLKMFKANGNPLREPPSEVCAGGIQQILNYFNQLQHGSGQEDKRVKTMFLGASLAGKSTICKSLKQRQTKLVPKEERTVGIEISEFRIDDFTFLFWDFAGQLEYYMTHHVFITPQALVILVINLHRYQTNDDTFKDLVGFWINNLSMRVPNSVVLPVGTHVDCCREGEVEEKRSDIMSKIAAMLVERKNNLAHFINNLEDSEEPEFYVDQWERLKEMESHMLTILDLVAVNCTDHRDIRRLEATILEHVRNEELFPEVVRVLPPVYRQVEAAIVDIAQGEEVAEHGMMDLQYLLSKLSLREHLASLDRELLQDILRYLHRIGLIVWYEEIKHLESTVFLQPTFLITMFRLLVRYRLVQQLESISVDTLIAEHATIRDRSNWVWTFKSKAMLCHRAVRALVKYQLCSEGMQDVFEEIMGYKPHRGRGKLFSLLEHFELCLEVRHAKALDPQACEFVPGKPWETTRGQGESWYLFPTYLNQTEEVAEVWGGDHPEDLHIRAYFSPEIPEGFFQRFLVKACSFYSTHWVAKVTCLLICNGKPLLIKENNQRAYSYLELRSRRPAGTTGFQFTWDFLMAIVFIVQKLSEEWPGLHVCVKTPCRTAGCPAELVWPDMDGKNAVTKEEVKTCGTCGHRFGTELLLPKVPTHREAPPAQPAVHYYVTSYGTTTFGPSSIHVNRQNISSE is encoded by the exons ATGCAAAGAGGGGAGGCCGTGAAGAACCGCTCCGAGTCCTCTACGTTACGGGCAGCTGAAAACAGGAGGCCGGGTTCCTCCCGTCATTTCTCGAGCCGGGTGATCAAGGGCTTGGTGTCTGCCCAGGCGTGCTCGAGTTGTCGGGAGCTGCTCTGGGCATGGATGGAGAAAGAGAGG GCCCAGACAAGATCCTCTCGTCTCGGCTTTGTTCCCTCTCCTGAGcggggccaggagctgctcaAGCAGCAGATCGAGCCCGCAGCTGTGGTCACGCTGCTCAAACAGCTCTTTGCGTTTAGCCTCAGCTTTGCCTTGCTGGACA GTCTGGAGCAGGACTGCTTGCGGGAGGTGACTCTCTCCACCCAGAGGCTGCGggtgctgcctccagcagtCCTGAGCAATCCCGCGCTGGAGAGCCTTGACCTTGACAGGAACAAACTCAGGAGCATCACCGGCGTTTCTAAGCTTTGCAACCTGAAGAAGCTCATACTGTCCAAGAACGAGATCGTGGACTTTCCCAACGAAATCCAGAGACTGGTCTGTTTAGAGAAGCTCGAACTGAATCAGAACCAAATCCGGGTCATCCCAGAGGGGATTTTCTCCCATCTCCCCAGGCTTAAGCATTTGCGGCTGAACAACAACCGTCTTGGTGCTCTCCCCAGGGACCTGGCAGCCTGTCGAGGCAGCCTCCAGTACCTCAACATCTCCAACAACCTGTTTCGAAcctttccccagcctgtcctgcAGCTGGCAAACCTACAGGAGCTCCACGTGCAGAATAATGCCCTTCGCCAGCTCCCCAAGGAGCTATTCCAGGGGCAGTCCCTGAAAATGTTCAAGGCCAATGGGAACCCGCTCAGGGAGCCACCCAGCGAAGTGTGCGCCGGTGGCATCCAGCAGATCCTGAATTACTTCAACCAGCTCCAACATGGTTCAGGGCAGGAGGACAAGAGGGTCAAGACCATGTTCCTGGGGGCCTCTCTGGCAGGGAAATCCACCATCTGCAAAAGCCTGAAGCAGAGACAAACCAAACTGGTGCCCAAGGAAGAGCGAACGGTTGGGATAGAGATCAGCGAGTTCCGGATCGATGACTTCACTTTTCTCTTCTGGGACTTTGCTGGCCAGCTGGAGTATTACATGACTCACCACGTGTTCATCACCCCACAGGCACTTGTCATCCTTGTCATCAACCTCCACAG gtACCAAACTAACGATGACACTTTCAAGGACCTTGTTGGTTTCTGGATCAACAACCTGTCCATGCGAGTCCCAAACTCGGTGGTGCTTCCTGTGGGAACCCATGTGGACTGCTGCCGGGAGGGAGAGGTGGAGGAGAAGAGGTCCGACATCATGTCCAAGATCGCGGCCATGCTggtggagagaaaaaacaaccttgCTCACTTCATCAACAACCTGGAGGACAGTGAGGAGCCTGAGTTTTATGTGGACCAGTGGGAGAGGCTGAAGGAGATGGAGAGCCACATGTTAACC atcTTAGACTTAGTTGCTGTCAACTGCACAGACCACCGCGACATCAGAAGGCTCGAAGCCACGATTCTGGAGCATGTGAGGAACGAAGAGCTCTTCCCCGAGGTGGTCCGGGTGCTGCCGCCTGTCTACCGGCAGGTGGAAGCCGCCATCGTGGATATCGCGCAGGGTGAGGAGGTGGCCGAGCACG GCATGATGGACCTCCAGTACCTGCTCAGCAAACTCTCCCTGCGTGAGCACCTGGCCAGCCTGGACAGAGAGCTTCTCCAGGACATCTTGCGGTACCTCCACCGCATCGGGCTCATTGTGTGGTACGAGGAAATCAAGCACCTGGAAAGCACCGTCTTTCTGCAGCCCACCTTCCTCATCACTATGTTCAGG ctcctcGTGAGGTACCGCCtggtgcagcagctggagagcatCTCCGTGGACACGCTGATCGCAGAGCACGCCACCATCAGAGACAGGTCCAACTGGGTGTGGACCTTCAAGTCAAAGGCAATGCTGTGCCACCGGGCGGTGCGGGCTCTGGTGAAGTACCAGCTCTGTTCGGAAGGGATGCAAGACGTATTTGAGGAAATCATGGGGTACAAGCCCcacagagggagagggaagctCTTCAGCCTCCTGGAGCACTTTGAGCTCTGCCTGGAGGTGAGGCACGCCAAAGCTCTTGACCCACAGGCCTGCGAGTTTGTGCCTGGGAAGCCGTGGGAGACCACACGGGGCCAAGGGGAGTCCTGGTACTTGTTCCCAACCTACCTGAACCAGACCGAAGAGGTTGCTGAGGTGTGGGGAGGAGATCACCCTGAGGACCTCCACATCCGCGCCTACTTCTCGCCTGAAATACCTGAGGGTTTCTTTCAGAG GTTCCTGGTGAAAGCTTGTTCCTTCTACTCCACACACTGGGTGGCCAAGGTGACCTGCCTGCTCATATGCAATGGGAAGCCTCTGCTGATCAAAGAGAACAACCAGAGGGCGTACAGCTATCTGGAGCTCCGAAGCAGAAGGCCAGCAGGAACGACAG GATTCCAGTTTACCTGGGACTTCCTCATGGCCATCGTGTTCATCGTCCAGAAGCTCTCAGAGGAGTGGCCAGGGCTGCATGTGTGCGTGAAGACGCCTTGCCGGACTGCTGGCTGTCCTGCGGAGCTGGTCTGGCCAGACATGGACGGCAAAAACGCTGT GACGAAGGAAGAAGTTAAAACCTGTGGAACGTGTGGTCATCGGTTTGGAACAGAGCTGCTCTTACCAAAAG TGCCCACGCATCGGGAGGcgcccccagcacagcctgccgTTCACTACTACGTGACCAGCTACGGCACCACCACCTTTGGACCCAGCAGCATCCACGTCAACCGGCAG aacatcTCAAGTGAGTAA